The Methylomicrobium lacus LW14 genome window below encodes:
- a CDS encoding inorganic phosphate transporter — MLTLLLLVILAALVFEFINGFHDTANSIATVVATKVLTPTQAVILAAATNLVGAFSGTAVAKTISSGLVDTGLVTITSEVLICALVGAIVWNLITWALGLPSSSSHALIGGLCGAALAAGHNNFDVLIWSKTAAVWTENKGLLWKVLIPMVSSPIAGFTLGIVIMGSLMGIISGMNSLGGAIARAARPKWVNAVFGKAQLLSAGYMGFAHGSNDAQKTMGIIALSIFTANSAGTLDQLPAWAEFLRPDGGEKDIDAWIIFTCALVMAMGTAVGGWRIIKTLGHKMVKLHPINGFAAETSSATILLTAAHFGMPVSTTHSISTAIMGVGFAKNPHALKLSVIERIVWAWVLTIPAAGGLAWGMVTLLLQFQ, encoded by the coding sequence ATGCTGACTCTGCTCTTGCTTGTCATCCTGGCGGCGCTGGTTTTCGAGTTCATCAACGGCTTCCACGACACCGCGAACTCGATTGCCACGGTGGTTGCCACCAAGGTCTTGACGCCAACCCAGGCGGTGATTCTGGCCGCCGCCACCAATCTGGTCGGTGCGTTCTCGGGTACGGCGGTGGCCAAAACCATTTCGTCCGGATTAGTGGATACCGGCTTGGTCACGATCACCTCCGAAGTGCTGATCTGCGCGCTGGTCGGTGCGATTGTCTGGAACCTGATTACCTGGGCGCTGGGACTGCCATCCTCTTCCAGTCACGCCTTGATCGGCGGCTTATGCGGCGCCGCGCTGGCGGCAGGCCACAATAATTTCGATGTGCTGATCTGGTCAAAAACCGCGGCGGTCTGGACCGAGAACAAAGGCTTGCTGTGGAAGGTTTTGATCCCGATGGTCAGCTCGCCGATTGCGGGGTTTACGCTCGGCATCGTGATCATGGGCAGTTTGATGGGGATCATTAGCGGGATGAATTCCCTGGGCGGGGCAATCGCGCGTGCGGCGCGTCCGAAATGGGTCAATGCTGTGTTCGGCAAAGCCCAGCTGCTTTCGGCCGGTTATATGGGGTTTGCTCACGGCAGTAACGACGCGCAAAAAACCATGGGTATCATCGCCTTGTCGATTTTTACCGCCAACAGTGCCGGTACGCTCGATCAATTGCCGGCCTGGGCCGAATTCCTGCGGCCGGATGGGGGCGAAAAAGATATCGATGCCTGGATTATCTTTACTTGTGCGTTGGTCATGGCGATGGGCACCGCGGTAGGCGGGTGGCGCATCATCAAAACGCTGGGCCACAAAATGGTCAAATTGCATCCGATCAACGGCTTCGCCGCCGAAACCAGCTCGGCGACCATTCTGCTGACCGCCGCTCACTTCGGCATGCCGGTTTCGACCACGCACAGCATTTCAACCGCGATCATGGGCGTAGGTTTTGCCAAGAATCCGCACGCACTGAAACTTTCGGTCATCGAGCGGATCGTTTGGGCCTGGGTTTTGACGATTCCGGCCGCCGGCGGTTTGGCCTGGGGCATGGTGACTCTGCTGTTGCAGTTTCAGTAG
- a CDS encoding DUF47 domain-containing protein encodes MFSLQTIFGKGDKFYGLLEASAESARSSARALIELLSSPASQQSLDKFKRARIQEKDLSAQISEELVNTFVTVLDREDIEALNGALYKIPKIVEKFAEHYTIAFARIGDVDFISRAAMLQQACDVLAQMVGLLRKGMDLDQIKKLNDQLHTIEGEADKLILNLYRDAYVEESDPIRYLVKMNLFEILEKAIDRCRDAGNVIYHIVLKNS; translated from the coding sequence ATGTTCTCATTGCAAACCATCTTCGGCAAAGGCGATAAATTCTACGGCCTGCTCGAAGCCAGCGCGGAATCCGCGCGTTCATCGGCCAGAGCCTTGATCGAACTGCTGAGTTCGCCGGCATCGCAACAATCACTGGATAAATTCAAACGCGCTCGCATCCAGGAAAAAGACTTGTCCGCGCAGATCAGTGAAGAATTGGTCAATACCTTTGTAACCGTGCTCGACCGTGAAGATATCGAAGCCCTTAACGGCGCGCTTTACAAGATTCCTAAAATCGTGGAAAAGTTCGCGGAGCATTACACTATCGCCTTTGCGCGCATTGGCGATGTCGATTTCATTAGCCGTGCCGCGATGCTGCAACAGGCCTGCGACGTCTTGGCGCAAATGGTCGGACTGTTGCGTAAGGGGATGGATCTGGATCAAATCAAAAAATTAAACGACCAGTTGCACACGATTGAAGGTGAGGCCGATAAGCTGATCCTTAACCTGTATCGGGATGCCTATGTTGAAGAATCCGATCCGATCCGTTATCTGGTAAAAATGAATCTGTTTGAAATTCTGGAAAAAGCGATCGATCGCTGCCGCGACGCCGGCAATGTCATCTATCACATCGTCTTAAAAAATTCATAA
- a CDS encoding lytic transglycosylase domain-containing protein, with protein sequence MQPAVEFWRKTYTQWHRSEVAIHDDRYLDVIYEVMVLPGYVDESLTDLQKDMVRQRRDFWKAQLSMLESKARYNSPLNANDQQILAKLANGGRPLNTVLNGASERVRSQRGTRERFKRGLEISARYDRQFRQIFRNAGLPEDLACLPHVESSFQPAARSSAGAVGMWQFTKGAAKRFMPESNRVDRRLDPFASAVGASRYLSYAYGQLGDWPAAITSYNHGIGGMKRAHNQVGRDFARIVQNYSSPAFGFASRNYYAQFLAAREIASNPMAYFPEGLQNGPAFVSSGNFAAE encoded by the coding sequence TTGCAGCCGGCGGTGGAATTCTGGCGCAAAACCTATACGCAGTGGCATCGCTCGGAAGTCGCCATTCACGACGACCGCTATTTGGATGTGATATACGAAGTGATGGTATTGCCGGGCTATGTCGACGAAAGTCTGACCGACTTACAAAAAGACATGGTGAGGCAACGCCGTGATTTTTGGAAAGCCCAATTGTCCATGCTGGAGAGCAAAGCGCGCTACAACTCGCCGTTGAATGCGAACGACCAGCAAATACTCGCTAAACTGGCAAACGGCGGCAGGCCGCTTAACACCGTATTGAACGGCGCCTCCGAACGGGTGCGTTCGCAGCGCGGTACCCGCGAACGCTTCAAACGCGGGCTGGAGATCAGCGCGCGTTATGACAGGCAATTTAGACAAATATTCCGCAACGCCGGCTTGCCGGAGGATCTGGCCTGCCTGCCGCATGTCGAATCTTCGTTTCAACCGGCGGCCAGATCCTCCGCCGGAGCCGTCGGCATGTGGCAATTCACCAAAGGGGCGGCGAAAAGATTCATGCCCGAGAGCAATCGAGTTGACCGACGCCTCGATCCTTTTGCTTCCGCCGTCGGCGCGTCCCGCTATCTGAGTTACGCCTACGGCCAACTGGGCGACTGGCCTGCGGCGATTACCTCCTACAACCACGGCATCGGCGGCATGAAGCGGGCGCATAATCAGGTCGGCCGCGACTTTGCGCGTATCGTGCAAAACTATTCCAGCCCGGCGTTCGGTTTTGCCTCCCGTAACTATTACGCCCAGTTCCTCGCGGCGCGCGAGATTGCCAGCAACCCGATGGCGTATTTCCCGGAAGGTCTGCAAAACGGCCCGGCGTTCGTGTCTAGCGGAAATTTTGCTGCGGAATAG